The proteins below are encoded in one region of Malaclemys terrapin pileata isolate rMalTer1 chromosome 20, rMalTer1.hap1, whole genome shotgun sequence:
- the LOC128826614 gene encoding proline-rich protein 2-like has translation MTSRCSPDPKAGVTISADGFEQPRTRARQHPTGRLRLARQARAPRSMHPPGNAEPAPRCAQTPAEPEAVRAGGSRTPSRPRLAQGLRRALTGAVRAEEPAQAVPRAAPRAGGPAPWDRGEGNRCCSFPNGSGEPENRSVALPLARHPRPASGTPMAESRWMEEEGSLFKGLPPLPKALRTPPTHGPLAAGERQQALDARGTSSQRDSALGSSLQARLLWVRKELLSLQETDLALLRQLDSSAQEIQDLRDLQLEMEEFFGEGEPLGPATSSHWHLCPLKLSGGMEGKAL, from the exons ATGACCTCTCGCTGCTCACCTGACCCCAAGGCAGGGGTCACTATCTCTGCGGATGGTTTTGAGCAGCCTCGCACACGCGCGAGGCAGCATCCCACCGGGCGGCTCCGTTTAGCCAGGCAGGCTCGGGCCCCCCGCAGCATGCACCCCCCAGGCAATGCAGAACCAGCCCCCCGATGTGCCCAGACCCCGGCGGAGCCAGAGGCAGTGAGAGCGGGAGGGTCCCGGACGCCGAGCCGGCCACGGCTGGCACAGGGTTTGCGGCGCGCTCTGACCGGGGCAGTTCGCGCCGAGGAGCCCGCCCAG GCAGTGCCCAGAGCCGCTCCCCGCGCCGGAGGCCCAGCTCCGTgggacagaggggaagggaatCGGTGCTGCAGCTTTCCCAATGGCTCGGGGGAGCCTGAGAACCGCTCGGTAGCGCTCCCGCTCGCTCG ACACCCCAGGCCAGCCTCTGGCACCCCGATGGCCGAAAGCCGCTGGATGGAGGAAGAGGGGTCTCTCTTCAAGGGGCTGCCCCCGCTACCTAAAGCGCtccgcaccccccccacacatggCCCTCTGGCGGCAGGGGAGCGCCAGCAGGCGCTAGACGCGCGTGGGACAAGCAGCCAAAGGGACAGcgctctgggctccagcctccAGGCCAGGCTCTTGTGGGTGCGGAAGGAGCTG ctcagCCTGCAGGAGACCGACCTGGCGCTTCTCCGGCAACTGGACTCCAGCGCCCAGGAGATCCAAGACCTGCGGGACCTGCAGCTGGAGATGGAAGAGTTCTTTGGCGAAGGGGAGCCGCTGGGACCAGCCACCTCCTCCCACTGGCATCTCTGCCCCTTGAAACTGAGCGGTGGGATGGAGGGGAAGGCCTTATAA